The following proteins are co-located in the Solea senegalensis isolate Sse05_10M linkage group LG12, IFAPA_SoseM_1, whole genome shotgun sequence genome:
- the fgf13a gene encoding fibroblast growth factor 13a isoform X2 translates to MSGKVAKPKEDKDASKEPQLKGIVTKLYSRQGFHLQLQADGTIDGTKEEDNGYTMFNLIPVGLRVVAIQGVQTKLYLAMNSEGYLYTSEHFTPECKFKESVFENYYVTYSSMIYRQQQSGRGWYLGLNKEGEIMKGNHVKKNKPAAHFLPKPLKVAMYREPSLHDLTEFSRSGSGTPTKSRSASAVLNGGKAVSQNEST, encoded by the exons AGCCCCAGCTGAAGGGGATCGTGACAAAGCTGTACAGTCGACAAGGTTTCCACCTGCAGCTGCAGGCAGACGGAACCATTGATGGAACGAAGGAGGAAGACAATGGTTACA CCATGTTCAACCTTATTCCAGTGGGACTGCGAGTGGTGGCCATCCAGGGGGTGCAGACCAAACTCTATCTAGCGATGAACAGTGAAGGCTACCTATACACATCA GAACACTTTACGCCAGAGTGCAAATTCAAGGAGTCGGTGTTTGAGAACTATTATGTGACATACTCCTCCATGATATACCGGCAGCAGCAGTCAGGCAGGGGCTGGTACCTTGGTCTGAACAAGGAGGGCGAAATCATGAAGGGGAACCACGTCAAGAAGAACAAGCCAGCAGCCCACTTCCTTCCCAAACCTCTCAAGG TGGCCATGTACAGAGAACCATCCCTCCATGACCTGACAGAGTTCTCCCGCTCCGGCAGCGGCACACCCACCAAGAGTCGGAGTGCCTCGGCCGTACTCAACGGAGGCAAAGCCGTGAGCCAGAATGAGTCAACGTAG
- the fgf13a gene encoding fibroblast growth factor 13a isoform X3, with the protein MAAAIASSLIRQKRQAREREKSNACRCVSSPSKAKGSCEKPSRLNVFSRVKLFGSKKRRRRRPEPQLKGIVTKLYSRQGFHLQLQADGTIDGTKEEDNGYTMFNLIPVGLRVVAIQGVQTKLYLAMNSEGYLYTSEHFTPECKFKESVFENYYVTYSSMIYRQQQSGRGWYLGLNKEGEIMKGNHVKKNKPAAHFLPKPLKVAMYREPSLHDLTEFSRSGSGTPTKSRSASAVLNGGKAVSQNEST; encoded by the exons ATGGCTGCAGCGATCGCCAGCTCCCTCATAAGACAGAAAAGACAGGCGAGGGAGCGGGAGAAGTCTAATGCCTGCCGCTGCGTAAGCAGCCCCAGTAAAGCCAAAGGAAGCTGTGAAAAACCCAGTCGACTGAATGTTTTCTCCCGGGTCAAACTCTTTGGTTCCAAGAAGAGGCGAAGGAGACGACCAG AGCCCCAGCTGAAGGGGATCGTGACAAAGCTGTACAGTCGACAAGGTTTCCACCTGCAGCTGCAGGCAGACGGAACCATTGATGGAACGAAGGAGGAAGACAATGGTTACA CCATGTTCAACCTTATTCCAGTGGGACTGCGAGTGGTGGCCATCCAGGGGGTGCAGACCAAACTCTATCTAGCGATGAACAGTGAAGGCTACCTATACACATCA GAACACTTTACGCCAGAGTGCAAATTCAAGGAGTCGGTGTTTGAGAACTATTATGTGACATACTCCTCCATGATATACCGGCAGCAGCAGTCAGGCAGGGGCTGGTACCTTGGTCTGAACAAGGAGGGCGAAATCATGAAGGGGAACCACGTCAAGAAGAACAAGCCAGCAGCCCACTTCCTTCCCAAACCTCTCAAGG TGGCCATGTACAGAGAACCATCCCTCCATGACCTGACAGAGTTCTCCCGCTCCGGCAGCGGCACACCCACCAAGAGTCGGAGTGCCTCGGCCGTACTCAACGGAGGCAAAGCCGTGAGCCAGAATGAGTCAACGTAG